The sequence gtataaaatcCTATGTTATTTCATGAAATGTCACCCACACCATCAACATATGTATAGCAGCCATGAAGAAAAAGTGTCTATTTGTACAAACCAACAAACACCTTGAATTTCTCTTTTCATATCAGATGTAAAACGATATTATATCAGAGTGATCTGAGAAGCATAGCAGGACAAAAAATGAATAACATTTatggaaaaataagcatattaTATAGTTGATAGGGCATGAATTTTGAtccaaaagtaaaaatatttttttaaattagctttTGATCAATCtctccaaacaaaaacaaaaacaaaaataatatgtttctcGAGTGTCCATCTGATTTAAAaaggtttaagtttttttatatttattatttttatatcaaacacTAACAAAAATTACAGACTTCGTGGGTGTTTGTTTACGTGGACGAATTtactttttacaatattttgttttttacttaaaaaaaatattaaattaatattttaatatattctcaaatactcttaaaaaaccATCATACACAACCTTACAACCTCACCAGagacaaagtttaatttcatACGGTatcaataaattatgttatcCTGTTTATCGTGTACAGGCTACGCCACAAAGTTAATTCATATACAGCTTTCATGGCTTGATTTGTCACAAAGGATTGTTCAGCCcaaagatttataaaaaatgagatcGGAAAAAATACACTTGTCTTATCGTATTTTTTCCACGTTAGATGGCGTGATATCTATCCACTTTCTAGGAACACCAAATTAATATTCAAGCTACCacctaaaaagaattaattaagctcTTTTAATACCTGTTTGtgatattttaatacataattatcattattaatttgtcaattcatcaaaaaacgTTCCtgcacctaaaaaaacaaaaggtcttaatgaatataatataatataatccaAGCTTCAATCAAAGCTCGATTCATCCATTACTTTAAGACCTCAAAAGTAATACCTGTTTGTTTAATATGCCCGATTCATCCAAGCTTGGTGAGGGGTCCATGAAACACGGAGTCATCCATTATATATCGAAGCTTTTGCTTCATTCAAGGCAAGATCCCCATGTGCATGTTCTCATTGACCATTGCCCCGTGATATTTTCAGGTACACATATCCCACCCGACACCGTTTACCATTTACAACATCAAGACCGTCAAACCGCAGTcctcaatcttttattttttccacgtTAGATGGCGTGCTATCTATCCACTTTCTAGGAACACCAAATTAATATTCAAGCTACCaactaaaaagaattaattaagctcTTTTAAAAGGCAGACTCCAGTTTCCTTTCGAGCCTTTTGAATCATAAAAGCAAGATGGATCGCTAGTGCGTAGCCCCtaccaagaaaaatgttaaaaagccAGCAATCCATGCCGTGCTTTCTGTGGGCAAAAATGCTGATTTTCCTCTGCAAGTTGGCATTCTTCGGTCACTTTCTTGTGGCAACAGTCTACCACTGGCATCAATCTCGCAAGATGGATCGCTAGTGCCTAGTGCCtaccaagaaaaatgttaaaaagccAGCAATCCACATCGTGCTTTCTGTGGGCAAAAATGCTAATTTTCCAGGCAAGTTGGCAATTCTTCGGTCACTTTCTTGTTGCAGCAGTTTCCAGCCCTCGCATATATATACTTGCCATCCCATTTTCCTTTCAACAAATCAGccacaatctaaaaaaaagaagaagttgtttttcaatcttGGAAGTCCAACTTCTCATCACAGCAAATCATCAGTTTTCTCAAATGAGTCTCATCAAGAATCACAAACCTTGTCCAATGATTGAAGTTGCATATTCCTCACCCTTTCTCTCCGCCTATTCCCTTCTCTCTACGGCTTCTTTGTCATTGTCCTCCACATGTCCACCATCAAATGGCATGCAGCTCACATGATCAGCACCTCTCTAATAACAATATTTCAAGCATCAGTTTACGGATTCCTACTCTTCCACTCTCGTTCCTCTTCCTACAGGTGCGGGCAGCATGCTATTATAGGGGATCCTCCCACTGCACTGGAAACTTAAAGAGATATTTAGCACTGGTGTTGTGCTTGGAGGTTACTTGGCCCTGATGACAGTATTGTTCTTCTGGATTATGAAAGACACAGACTTCTTCTCAGCTTGTGTTTCcctttatttagattttatatatttatatgattttcgTAAGACAGGATAAGTTTTGTGCAAGATCACTGAGAGATAGCAAATATGAAATGATGGCGGCCTTGCACTTGCAAGTGAGTATTGTGAGCCAGGCCCTCATTTTCGTCAGACGATCCCGCAGCTGGTCTTTCGTTGAACGTCCTGGACTTCTTCTTGTCAGTGCGTTTGTAATCGCTCAGCTGGTAAGGATTCATCTTATCCGCCAATCGCTACTTAAAACAACCCTCCCTAGAGTGACCTTGAAGCGCGCTTCTTGTTCATTTTCTTCCCTTGGCTCCATTCCATCCTTTACAAAGTACAGGTCCCAGGTCCGCGCTTTCCTTTGAACATGAGCACTTAGATAGATATCAGCATAGCTTCGTAATTAAACTCCTCGCACATCTTCTCTGAAAGCGAGAGCCTGAGATGCATTGCTTGCATCTTCATTGGGTCTTACgtacttaaaaacaaaaaacgaaaTGACCAACATACTGTAATGGTCTAGTTCCAGCGCCCAACGACCAATATTTTCTAAGCAATATTTGTATACCATAACAGCTACCTTATTCATTacacaaacatatataattacaaaGACGATATGCCATCTTATACTGCGGCatgcaatgaaaaaacatctctacaaactttataaaaaaacaacaaagaagttcACAAAGCTTGGCAAAAGCATAAGATTTGGTATGTAGAAATACAATTGGCCGCGATGCTATTTTTTGTAAAACTAATTATCATGCACAGCTGTCAGACAAAGAAACACACAGAACCCAGAATGTGGTGCAGAATATCAAATCATATGCGTTAGGACTTGATGAAACGAAGATAGTATGCAGAATCACACAAagcagaaagaaaagagaaaagagagaagccaCTCTTTTGAGCAACATGGCAACGACTGCAAAATGAGACACAAACGTAAAGACACTTGAtggccaatgaaaaaaaaacactccttTTCATAATATGACAGAGCACAGGCCATGCACAATATGCAGACAGCAAGATGAGTATAGTCACTTTCCACAACACAATCTTAAAAACAACTAAGAGGAAAATATTCTAACCTTGAAGCCCAAACTCTCCTGAAAGACGATATGATAAAGGGAACAACGAACTGCAAAGGAAAGCATAACAAATCATGGCCACCCGCATACTGAACAAACAAAAGTTGCAGGGAACAAACAAAAGTTGCAGGAAAACATACCTTCAAATATTATAAGAGAGGCAGGAGCTGAGAGAACTGGCTCGCTAGAAACACTATTTCAAAAAAGCATCATCCCATGCAATTAAACAATTAGAAAGCAGACTAACCAGAATAGAAATGCCAATGAAAACTGAACAGGAAATAATGAAAACGGAGGCAAGAATATGTGTATAATGATGCCAACGCCACACCCATTTAATGCACCATCAAAGAAGATCAGACAGCTTGACTTTATTCTAAAAGAAGCCTGCAAGCATTTAAtgcaccattaaaaaaacaccggCTGATTTGACATTGTCCAAGTGAAACCTGAAGACGTAAGTTAATTATTCTAAAGGTGATCAGATGTCAGATAATTCAGAAGACCCAGTTACAGGGGGGAAAATGACAGTCTAATTTTTCAATGCATTTAAGACACTGGTATTATGATCTAACGTTTTTTCAAACCTCTGCAGCGACAATTTATGCCTTGGCAGGGAAaaccgtggggaaagctacagtactttccccacgcgttttagagttctttaatatatatatatatatatatatatatatatatatatatatataaacactcaAGAGAGAGATCATCTGATATGGTTGCATGATAGATACAAATTCCTACTGCTTAACCCTCCACCAATAAGCTTAGTGTTAACTAAAATTGCAACTgtcatcaaagaaagaaaacaagagaaatgacttaaaaaaatatgaagtaatcgaagaaaagaagagaaaatgcaCGAAACAATCCAAGAAAACTCCTCtacttgtattatttttatcacaaaacacaaaaaatgaaCACAAAATCAACATGCCAGCATCTGATCTTCTGTCCTTTTATCTTCTCCGGCTTGTCCAGGCCATCAATGTGGCTGCTGATGCATGATGATCTGCCCCTTCCGGTCACCATTTCCGGTCCCTGTTTTCACACTCGAAGAGATCCAAAATCTGCAGGCTAGTGACTTAACTTCATCGGGCTCCACAGACATAACTGTGGCACCCAGAAAGTGGGCCCCGATCGAAACATCCCCTGCTCCAGAGTATTTTCATGTGGCTCTGGGAAATGTTATCCCTGGATATGGCACCTAGCGGTGGTCATGTTCCCTGGTGATCAGAAGAGCTGCCAAATTGCTACTGCAATTGTGATGAAACCGCCAATGAAGTAGGGTGACGTGTTGTGCGAGCCGGCTGAGACGGGCGCTGCCAGCAGATTCTGCTGCCCATTTGCCGACTTTTGACTGCAAACAGCCATGAACCACCCGTCATCAATAAATACTCACTTTAATAAACCATCGAGAAACAACATGCATATCACCAATTTCAACATGAAGAAATTCTAATTAAGAAATAAGGGGAAGGATTTGAGGATGAGTGGTGTCCCATTAATTAGATGGGAaattctaaaaacacaaaaaaataaattaattttttttaaaaataaattcaaagttTCCGATGTCGACAACGCGGAGGAGCActcgtgattttttttattttaaaaaaaggtgtGAAGCAGAGCatattcttgaataaaaaaactataaatcgGTCCCCCTTGGAATATCAAAACAAGAGCCGACCTTTCAAAGGTCAACTAGCCTAAAACATCCGAAGCATTCAGAAACAAAGTTCTTTTTTCTAACTGAAAACAAAGATTAATAAATGCTACAAGATGTCTGAAAGACCGACATGATCACCTCCAATTTCCTAATGaccaggggaaaaaaaaaaacagccgtGTATATACTGTCAAGGCGACAAGAAGGGCCTTAATGTGATAACAAAAAATGTTCAATTTATCTGAAATGGCAATGTTACCTGGTTGCAGGAGCTGGACAGAAAGTGATAACATAATCGGCCCCGGCACAAGTGAAAGTGCTTGTTCCATCATCATAAGCATAACTGTAAGCTCGGGGGCAgccatttttgaaaaattgagaGTATGAGCTAGGCTTGCATGTATCAGGAGTTGCATGCGCACCGCTGCAGCAATATTCCGGATCTCCGAACGCATCGCATGCACTTCTGCACGCTAAATTCTCACCATTGCCACTGTCAATAACTTTAAGTTCGTTCGGACAGGCATTGTTCAAGTCTACTACACAGCCGGTTGCCGTGCAATTCCCTCCTGTGCCACTCTGTGGCGTTATTAACATTGGGAGATTATAGCCATCCACAAGGCTAACATCGTAAAAATCTAGCCCGTCCGCGCCATTCAGAGTGAATTCAGCCAGAGTGGCAGGAGGGGCAGCGCCTCCACCGGAACATTCTAGAGTAGAAGAGCCACAATCGCCTGTAAGGCAAGAGAATTTGCCCGCGGTGGAATCCTGGGTGCATAGGGTGCGGCCCCATAAGCGGCCGGACCAAGACTCTGGGAAGGAAATTGAATTTGACTCGCCAGGTTGGAGAACAAAACCTGTAGTGGGAAGTTGTGCGGTACCCGCGTTTGATAGTATGCCAGGCCAAACTTGGTAATTGCACTTGTTTATTATCGTAAACGTTGATGAATATCCACCTGCGTGACACATAGGTTCACCACATGAATacgtgacaaaaaaaaaagttacagaGCTTTTGACTACACATTAAAGAAAGAGGAATCAAAGATTGTTCATATTGCTGTTACCTGAAACAGTGAGAAGGAAACTGAAACAGAATAGATAAATGTAAGGTTGAGGCCTAGCCATTGATGAATGAATTTGAGAATTTAGAGAGGTTTTCTGTTTGTTTTGATTGGTGGGACTTGGAAGTTTGTAAGGATTGATTTGTCTGGGGAGGAACCTGTCGtcctatatataaagaaagtGAGTATCAGGTGCTAGCAGCAAGGGTCCAAGGACTGTGGGGCAGTACATATACGCGTCTAGGGCCCAATATACGAGCACATGCACAAAGGCGCCGTCGCAGTAAGAGGTCGGTTATCGTGTACACATTACCAAGCTTGCTTAGGGCAAAGGGAAGCATCATATTCTGAGGGGAGGTTGAGCCAATGCCAGGGTACTGCCAGAATgtgaataataacaataaagtaAGGGTGATGAAtcctattatatattatttataggcTCTTGGATGTTAGCAAAGGATGCGTTGTGGTTCTGCACTCTTATGGATTTCAACTCCATCTTGTATGGCTACAGAAGGGGCGGCAGGCAGAGATTCCAAATTCCAAAACCTACAAAGGGATGATGAAATCggaaacaaatcaatatattcTGTTCGATTGTGCACATGATTGATTGACTGGTTTCTTTAGATGAACTTCAACCCTAGTATTGAAATCCTAGAACAATTCAATATTTCTTTAGTCTTCAAAGGTCAACGACACCAGTCCAAGGTTTTCTTCTACCATTGACCTCGTACAAACTGATCAGGGCTTCCATTACCCCCGTTTGAGCCGTGCATGGCTCACACGCGAGGAAGGATGATTCTCGGTGAGATGGGACATGTGTGACTGCCACTGTTCATACTCTAATGGAGCCCTTGTGGttattaaatattcttaaattaattccatTTCATCTAGAAATCTTATCCTCTGGCAAGTGGAAACCCGTATCATCgtaaaaaggaaaggaagtccTTTGTGAACTTTGTTTATGGTGTCTCTTGAGAGAATGGAAGGGCTCGTCTCAATCGAAAAATATAAGACGTCTATATTAATCTATCACGGTGCTATTGTCTCACTTGCACAAGTTAGCAACTTGACACTCTTaggatatcttttttttttcttctcttttctggGTTTGAGAAACTTCTTGTTCAGTGGTTCTTGCGTTGATCAACAAAATCCTAAAGCAGACAGCAATGCATGAATCTAAACACAACCCACCATGATGACTGCTTAAATCATCAAAAGCCCTGATGGTTGATACTTCATAAGCCCAGCAGAAAGGCCTGAAATTCGAACCCAGTCAAACATCAGACTGCTTGGGTTCCACCTGAGAGGAGGTGCAAATTTGAGAACTTCAGCTCGCGAATCCTCACCTGAAATCTCCAAGATTCCATGGACATAGAGCTGAACTCATGTTTTAGACACAACTTCTTAATGGAAAATACTTTGGACAGATAATTCTTCCATCACTGTATTCGTATCAAATTGCACTACCCACTGCCGGACACGAAAAGGTCGTACGGTCGTTACAGGTGCAAGATGATAACAACAACTTCCACTTCCACACAACTAAATTTCAAGTAAAGAAGGTTACATTTAACTAAAAACAATCCCCTGTATCCAGAATGTAAGAAGCCCACTTTATCATCAACATTCAAAAGCCAAAGAAATATGTCTTCAATTCCATAAAGGATTCATGACAAGTGAAAAAGTTATTCAATTGATGTGAAATTATCCTTTAAATTGCTAATTTAAGATTTAAAGGTTTGCAActtaaccaaataaaaacattgCCTCGGAGAACCAAAAGTTATACTCAATTGATTATTCTCATCTTATATTTATAACAAGACAAAGTATAAATCTAAATGAATTgttgttcaataaaaaaaaaatatataagtgcTAAATTTCTCAAGCTACAAATATAAACACAAGTTGTTGTTTGTATgcaatttttttcaacaacttcAAGACCTTTTCCCTATAAAAAACcgattatcttcttcttcttaaaaaaaaaaaaaaaaaaaaaaaaaaaaaacaacaacaacttaAACACCACAAAGATTAATcaataaaacttgtttttttattctttgatatCTTTTTAAAGTCTAACTTACTTATCCCATGTATCCTAAggaaattcattaattattttcttgaatttctttGGTCTAAATCTCAAACATGATTAAATTTTAGTGTTGAAGTTAAGGATCGCATCATCTATGCATTGGGAGTGGCAATCCATAAACAAAGTTGCGCTTATACAAGAGCTTACCTTTACGCACCAACAATTACAGTATCAGTGGCAACCTAAAACTTCATCAATAACACCCCATTCCCAAAAAATTGCAGAGtataaaaaacagaaatcattATATCTTCACAACTTTACTAGCCTATCACACACGCAGCTGAACTACATGCAGCCACGAGTGGCAGCTCTCATGCTCTTATGATCCTTGTACAATTTCACAGCCCAAGCTCAGCTCTCAACTAAAGCCAAACTCAACTGCCCTAAAAGCTTCTCTACTTGTAGCATTTGGCAGTTTGGGGTTCAGTAAAGAAAGCCTCGATGGATGTAAGAACATCTTAAATGAGGAATCATAAAACTTTGATTCATATCAACCCTAAAACATCACATCAAGCAATCTACGATGGCACCCAGGAACAAACATTCCTTTTGAAACATGGGAGAAATACATGGCAAACCATCCGAAGCAGACTGCCATGGACTTGAACTTCGACATGCTTTAAGAAGGGACACGGTTGTGAAATCAAGTTTCTCTAAACACAACCCTTTCACTTTAAAGCTAATCTGCAAGAGACAGAGATCAGGAATTCCCTGATATCTCTCCTAATCTAATCAACCAAAGAACAGAAAGACGAATTCATATCAGAATGGGACATCAGTGCTTCTAAATCATTATTCCAAACTCTCAGTCATATACTCACATCAGAAGAGCACTACATTAAAGATTCCGACCAAAGAGTCTATTGCATAAACAACATATCAACCTGAATACGGAACACATTGCAAAAGTCCAACACTAAAAGGAGAAGCTGCAGTTGGAGAATTCATCATCGAACCAGACAATGACAGAATTAGAAACGTCGACTTCCCATATCAGAAATACCGAAAAAGCATCAAACCATCACATTAAATCCCGTAATTAACACTTGACAAAAAATAGAACCGCTCAATTAGAGAACTACTCCAATGTCATTTAACAATGAtagaaattagaaattttttttttaaaaaaaaaaaacctaacttttAATCCGAATTTATCACATATATTGTGTCAAAACTGGGTGGAACCGCAACACAATCCTATCTATATCATGAACCCAAAAAAGAAGCAACCAGCGTAGATAAACCCGTAAGTAACAGAAACAATTACCATCATCCATCTTTCATTCAGGACAATCCCTAGCAAAATGCCCATCCTTCCCACAGTTAAAGCACCCGCCAGTATTACCACTGACAAACCTTCCTCCACCACTTCCTCTCGCACTGGTGCAATCCCTAGCCAAATGCCCATGCCCACCGCAGTTATAACAAGCTCCACTCCCACCCGGGCAGTCCCTCGCAACATGTCCAAACCCTCCACAACTGTAACACCCATTATTATTATTCCCCTTCGTACACTCCCTCGCAAAATGCCCACTGTTCCCACACTTGTAGCAACCAAAatcgccgccgccgccgccgcgattgttattattattgtaattgtaACTCTTACTAATGATATTGTTGCACTCCCTAGCTATGTGGCCAGGATTCCCACAATTGAAGCAGCCACCACCGTTGGTATTGCTGTTGCGGCGGTTGAATCCACCGGAGAAGGTAGTGCGGCGTTTTATAGGTCCGCCACCGGGGGCAGTGACGTCAACCGCTTGGTACTTGTCGTCGGTCAGTAGAATGGTGAACTCGACGACGTCGTCTTCGTAAAGAGTACGGTATCCACCGTCGGATTTGATGGCGGAGTGGTGAACGAAGAGATCTTTGTCGCCTGCATCAGGTTTGATGAATCCAAATCCTTTCTTGTCGCTGAAACGAACCACCCTGCCGGTCGATCTCTCCTCCTTGGTCGCCGCCACTTGCTCCTCCGCCATTTATGATTGATTAATTCGAGAGAGATatagggcttttttttttctttttttttttaatttttctcccAGACCCAGAAGATTTGTAAGGGCAGGGGTGTTTATAATGATAGTTATTATTCAGCGTGAGGTTTGGTCCGAGTCGGGTAAATTCACCTTAGGTGACTCgggttaataaataaaatatcaaaacaatattataaagGGTGAAGTTGAATTTTAACTATACAAAGAGTTAATTTAGGCTTTATTTATTtgctagaaaataattttttaaatggtttataaaaataaattatttcaaataaataaatagcaataaaaaaattaaaatcaaatgaaaaataaaaaagttgaaagatgatgaaattgaaaaaaactttggttttataaattattttaaataaaaattaaaaaaatagaaatcaaatatgatagataaaaaaaattaattaagaaaataaaaggagaaaaaaaataataattaaaagaataaagactaaaattaatacaaaattcaaattaaatcaaattttaaaggacaaaagtgaaataaaaaaaggattaaaaacaaaatatatagcaatcaaagtattgatgattatattcgatataatcagcaaaaaacatatattttttttattttttattgatcaactTTCTTAAAAGTAAACAAATATGGAATTCTttagaaaatgattttcaataagttattttttatgaaacaaatGGGTCACAATGAGTTGTTTGATTcaattttaacttgatttttttttttacattaatattgAAACAAATTAGTCAAGTTTGTATTAATCTATTGCAACAAGACGGGTTTAATGACAATGATTTTTATACAAAGTATGGAGAGTTCCTTTAACATAAGAATTCCTAATTGTTTAATAAGGAAAAATACTTGGTTGTGTACTTagagt is a genomic window of Populus alba chromosome 5, ASM523922v2, whole genome shotgun sequence containing:
- the LOC118029853 gene encoding thaumatin-like protein 1, whose protein sequence is MARPQPYIYLFCFSFLLTVSGGYSSTFTIINKCNYQVWPGILSNAGTAQLPTTGFVLQPGESNSISFPESWSGRLWGRTLCTQDSTAGKFSCLTGDCGSSTLECSGGGAAPPATLAEFTLNGADGLDFYDVSLVDGYNLPMLITPQSGTGGNCTATGCVVDLNNACPNELKVIDSGNGENLACRSACDAFGDPEYCCSGAHATPDTCKPSSYSQFFKNGCPRAYSYAYDDGTSTFTCAGADYVITFCPAPATSQKSANGQQNLLAAPVSAGSHNTSPYFIGGFITIAVAIWQLF
- the LOC118029854 gene encoding uncharacterized protein — translated: MAEEQVAATKEERSTGRVVRFSDKKGFGFIKPDAGDKDLFVHHSAIKSDGGYRTLYEDDVVEFTILLTDDKYQAVDVTAPGGGPIKRRTTFSGGFNRRNSNTNGGGCFNCGNPGHIARECNNIISKSYNYNNNNNRGGGGGDFGCYKCGNSGHFARECTKGNNNNGCYSCGGFGHVARDCPGGSGACYNCGGHGHLARDCTSARGSGGGRFVSGNTGGCFNCGKDGHFARDCPE